The Sphingobacteriales bacterium nucleotide sequence TTGCAAAATATATCAATTGTTCATCAGGTGAAAGTATTGGCAAATGGTCATAATACTCAGAATTTATATTTGGTCCTAAATTTTCTGGTTGTGCTATGGCACTTTTATAGTACACTTCATTTACTTTTAGTTTTACTGGTTGTGTAGACGAAGAAATACCAATACAATCAATTTGTTGCATTCCACCTACTTTGTCTGTATTTAATACTAATTTTAGTTTTTGTGTTTTGTAAGTTGTTGATGGAATTTTATAAGGAATTAATACTTGTCCATAATTATTTTTAGGTGCTGTATATTTATTTTCATAGACAGTATAAGACTTTCCTTTTTCATCATATAAAATAATTTCTTTTACGGCGCCAGCATTATAACTTTCTCCAATGATAATTTGTTGTACATACTGTGGTTTATCAAATGCAACAGTTACAGATTCTTTTCCAGCTTGCATGCCTGCTGGTGCCCAAGCCAAAGGCGATACTCCAAATACCATAGTATTTGGATAGCCTAAAACTTGAGTTGCTCTAAAGTTTGAAGAATTTTCTGTTAATCCAGTACGCCACTCAGATGTATAATCTAATAACTTACTTGCCCATTGTACTTCTTGAGCAATACAAAAATGAGTAAAACAAATAAATATAAATATTATAAAAAAACGCATCAAATATTATGTTTTTAGTATTTAAAGATACTAAATTGTAACAAAAACTATTCCAACATTTTATGTAAAATAATCTTAAAACAACACATTCTTGATAATATTTGAATTATTTGATTGCTTGAAATTTTTGACTAAAATGTAATATGACATTTATCAGTAGCTAATACAATTGAGTTGGCTATTTTTGTACATGGATAATTTTGAATTAATAAAAAAATATGACATTCCAGTTCCAAGATATACAAGTTATCCTACTGTTCCGTTTTGGCATGAAAAATTGGATGATAATGAAGATTGGAAATCGCAAATAAATAAAGCAATTAATTTAAAAAAGACACAAGATGGAATTAGTTTATACATTCATCTTCCATTTTGCGAACAATTATGTACCTATTGTGGTTGCAACAAGCGCATTACAAAAAACCATGATGTAGAAGAAACTTACATCAATGCATTGCTCAAAGAATGGAAAATGTATAAAAGTATTTTTAAGAATGATATACTGATTAAAGAAATACATTTAGGTGGTGGCACACCAACATTCTTTAGTCCAAAAAATTTAGAATATCTTTTTACACAACTTATAAAAGATATTAAAATAGACGAAATACATGAATTTAGTTTTGAAGGACATCCAAATAATACAACTTACGAGCATTTAGAAACATTATATAATATTGGATTTAAAAGAGTAAGCTTTGGTGTGCAAGATACTGACATTAAAGTGCAACATGCCATCAATAGAATACAACCATTTGAAAAAACGAAACAAGTAACAGAATGGGCAAGGCAACTAAATTATACATCTATCAATTTTGATTTAATTTATGGGTTACCTTTTCAGAACGAAGAAAGTATTACAAAAACAATACAAGAAGTAATTTCATTAAAACCAGATAGAATTGCGTTTTATAGTTATGCGCATGTGCCTTGGACAAAAAAAGCACAAAGAGCTTACAACGAAGATGATTTACCTAAAGGAAAAGAAAAATACAATTTATATCAAATTGGAAAAAAGATATTTTTAGATAATGGCTACGAAGATATTGGTATGGACCATTTTGCATTGAAAAATGATCAATTATTGATTCAAAAGAATGAGTATAAATTGCATCGAAATTTTATGGGTTACACGACCAACAATACGCAAACATTAATAGGATTAGGTGTTTCTGCTATTAGTGATGTATTTTTTGCTTATAGACAAAATTATAAAACAGTAGAAGAATATTATGAGATAATTAAGCAAAATATTCTACCAATTGAAAAAGGAATTAACTTAACTGATGAAGATATTATTCAGAGACAACATATTCTTGATATTGCATGCAATGGTAAAACAACATGGAATGATGATTATAATTTTGCATCAGAAACTCAAAAATATATTCAACAACTAATCGATGACAAACTTATAATTATTAATAATAATTCATTAGAACTAACAAAACTGGGTTGGAGTTTTTTGAGAAATATTTGTTCCATATTTGATAAAAAACTAATTGAAAGTAGAAAAGACAATATGAATGAGAAGCCTAAATTCAGTCAATCTATTTAGAAATATAGTATATTACATAAACAATTTTATGATAAAAGTCATAAAATAAAATGATGACTATCAACGTATAATATAGTATTACAATATAAATTAGCCATCAAGTTTGTCAATCAATGATATACAATACCATAAACTTTGAGAAAATGTCTGTAGAAGAAATTTGTGAATACTTACAACAAAAATATTACAATCATATTTTATCTGGATTTGATATTTTAAAAAAATATATACACACGTGCAATCTTCATGAAAAAGATAACGATGACACGCATGGTATTGTTAGAGTTTTAATCAACAAATTACAGCAAGATTGTAATTTATTAATTACAAACGATACTTATATTTTATTTCCTAAAATAATTGACAATAACGAAAATATTCATCAAAAAACAATAGATGTGTTCAAAAAAATACATCAAAATATTTTACTCAATCTTACTAAATTAAAGATGCTATTCAATAGTTATCAGCAAGAGCCTTATTGGAACACTTATACACAATTAAGTATGGTTGAGATGAAAAATTTAGACGAAAATATCAGAAATTCAATATATTTAAAGGAAAATGTTCTGTGGAGCAAAATAAAAATTATTGAAGATTGATACAAAATAAAAAAGATACAACTGTTTGCTACCATTGTGGCGATCAATGCAACTCAGATGACATTCAATTAGATGAAAAAAATTTCTGTTGCAATGGCTGCAAAATGGTATATCAAATCCTCAACGAAAATAATCTTTGTACTTATTATGATTTAAACGAACATGCAGGAATTTCTATAAAAGATGAAGCTCGTGCAGACAAGTTTGCATATTTGGATAATGAAGATGTACAACAAAAACTCATTCAATTTAAAGACAATACAAATACACATGTTACATTTTATCTACCACAAATGCATTGCAGTTCTTGTTTATATCTTATAGAAAATATACACAAAATAAACAATGGAATAATTAGTTCTAAAATAAATTTTAGCAAAAAAGAAGTATTTATAATTTTCAACCACCAAGAAACTACACTTAGAAAAACAGTTGAAACATTAACAAAACTTGGCTACGAACCACATATAAGTCTACATTCGACAGATAATAATATAAATAAAACATCCAAATCAAAAATATATAAAATTGGAATTGCTGGTTTTTGTTTTGCAAATATTATGATGTTTAGTTTCCCAGAATATTTTTCTAAAACAACATATATTGAGCCAAACCTAAAAAAAATATTTACTTTTTTGTCATTAGGTTTATCATTGCCAGTATTATTTTATTCAGCTTCAGAATTTTATTCATCAGCTTGGAAAAGTATTAAACACAAATACCTAAATATAGATGTTCCAGTTGTATTGGCTGTTATTATCACTTTTATCAGAAGTTTATACGAAGTATTTGTCTTAAATGGAAATGGCTATTTTGATAGCATGACTGGCTTAGTATTTTTTATGTTGATAGGCAGAATAGCACAAGACAAAACACATCAATACTTATCATTTGAAAGAGATTACAAATCATTTTTTCCAATTGCAGTAAATAAATTATTCAACAATGTATTTAAGCCAACATCAGTAGAAAAATTAAAAGAAAATGATATTATTCAAATATATGCAAATGAATTAATTCCTGTTGATGCCATACTAACAAAAGGAAATGCAGAAATTGATTATAGTTTTGTATCAGGAGAAAGCATGCCTGTTGCAAAAAATATTGGAGAAATAGTATATGCTGGTGGCAAACAACTCAATGGCATCATTGAGCTCATGGTAATCAAACCTATGGAACAAAGCTACCTTACCAATCTTTGGAATAAAGACAACTACCATACAAAAGAAAATAAAAATAAATTCATTGATGACTTAAGTAAAAACTTCACCTATTTTGTATTAACATTAGGCTTTGGTACATTATTATTTTGGATATCCAAAGGCGAATACGCAATTGGGTTCAATGCATTAACTACAATTCTTATTGTTGCGTGTCCATGTACATTATTGTTAGCATCTACATTTACTTATGGACATATGCTAAGTATACTTACAAAAAATAAATTTTATATAAGAAATTATAATGTATTAGAAAATTTCAACAATATAAATGAAATAGCATTTGATAAAACAGGCACAATTACTGAAAGCAATGAAATAGAAATAAATTTTATAGGCAACACACTACCAACAGAATACCAAAAATATTTTGCATCATTAGCAGCACAATCAAAACATCCATACAGCAAATCAATTGCAAAATATTGGAAAAACACCAACAAAGTAACTATCAAAAATTTTAAAGAAACAATTGGAAAAGGATTAGAAGCATGGCACAATGAGCATTACCTAAAATTAGGTTCAGCAGCATTCTTTAATTTAGATAAAGGGAAACAACAAGACAGTGAAGTATATTTGGCTATAGACAACCAAGTTGTTGGGTATTTTATTTTTTCTAATGTCTATCGAGCACAGTTTTCAAATGTATTTCATGAATTAAAGAACAATTTTAAACTACATATTTTATCAGGCGATAATTTATCTGAATATAATTTTTTACATCAGACACTTGGAAATGATGTACAACTAAATTTCAATTTAAGACCAGAAGACAAATTAAATAATATTAAAAAAGTACAACAAAGCGAGCAAAACATTATGATGTTTGGTGATGGACTAAACGATGCAGGCGCACTAAAACAAAGCAATGTAGGCATAGCTATCACAGAAAATAGTAATAATTTCACACCAGCTTGCGATGGAATTTTAGAGGCATCACAATAAGATAAAATTCCAACATTCTTTAAGTTTGCTAAATATGGAAAGAAAATCATCAAAACTAGTTTCACATTCTCATTATTATATAATATCGTAGGGCTATCATTTGCGCTAACAGGTAAATTATCACCACTAATTGCCGCAATTCTTATGCCTTTGAGCTCAATTAGTATTATTATTCTTACATTTAGTCTAACAAAATATTACGCTTGGAAGCTTGATTTAGTAAAACATGATAAAAATCATATTTCAGATTGAGTAGCATCAGTAATATCTTAAGAAAAAATAACGAAATTTGTCTTTTCAAATAATTATATGAATGCAATAATAATACTTTTAATATGTAGCCTATTTGTGGCAGTAGGTTTTCTTGTTGCATTCATTTGGAGCGTGAAAGATGGACAATATGAAGATGAGTTTTCTCCAGCAAATAGAATACTATATGATGATCAAGAAATAAATAAAAATACTAGAAAATAAACATTAAATATTTATGGAGTTAGAAAAATTTTATTACGACAACAAAATTGCTAGAGCGTTTGCATTCGCTACCATACTTTGGGCTATTGTTGGCATGTTGGTTGGTGTTATCATTGCATTTCAATTAGCAGAACCAGCATTAAATTTAGGTGTAGCGCAAACCACATTTGGTAGACTTAGACCATTACACACCAATGCAGTTATTTTTGCATTTGTTGGCAATGGTATATTTACCGCTGTATACTACAGCTTCCCAAGATTATTAAAAACAAGAATGTTCAGTGATAAACTAAACTGGATACATTTTTGGGGATGGCAATCTATTATTGTACTGGCAGCAGTTACACTAGTTATGGGTATTACAACATCAAAAGAATATGCAGAATTAGAATGGCCAATTGATATTCTAATCACTATTATTTGGGTAATTTTTGGGATAAACATGCTAGGTACCATCTTTAAAAGAAGAGAAAGACACTTATACGTAGGTATCTGGTTTTTCTTAGCAAGCTGGGTTACTGTAGCTATGTTACATTTAGTAAATTCATTTGCAATACCAGTCACATTCTTAAAAAGTTATTCATGGTACGCAGGTGTACAAGATGCATTAGTACAATGGTGGTATGGTCACAATGCAGTTGCATTCTTCCTTACAACACCATATTTAGGGTTAATGTATTATTTTGTACCAAAAGCAGCTAACCGTCCTGTATATTCTTACAGATTAAGTATTATACATTTCTGGTCATTAATATTCTTATATATTTGGGCTGGTCCACACCATTTATTATATACAGCATTACCAGATTGGGCACAATCATTAGGAACAGTATTTTCTATCATGTTGATATTACCAAGTTGGGGTGGAATGTTGAACGGTTTATTCACTTTGCGTGGCGCGTGGGATAAAGTTAGAGAAGATCCAGTGCTTAAATTTTTCGTAGTTGCATTAACATGTTATGGTATGGCAACGATAGAAGGTCCATTATTATCATTAAAAAATGTAAGTTCATATTCTCACTACACAGACTGGATTGTAGCACACGTACACGTTGGCGCATTAGGATGGAATGGATTTTTAACCTTTGGTATGTTATATTGGTTAATCCCAAAATTATATAGAACAAATCTATATTCTAAAAAATTAGCATCTACGCACTTTTGGATAGGTACACTTGGAATTATACTTTATGCAGTTCCAATGTATTGGTCAGGTTTCAAACAAAGTTTAATGTGGAAAGATTTCACACCAGAAGGACAATTAACATACTCTTTCATGGATTCTTTACAATCTGTAATTCCTTTCTATTTATTAAGAGCAATAGGCGGAACAATTTATTTGTGTGGCGCAATTTTAATGGTATATAACTTATACAAAACAGCAAAAGCTGGTTCATTCGCAGAAGAAACAGAAGCAGAAGGTGCACCACTACCAAAACAATATGTTGCACCATCTAATGCACACTGGCACAGTTGGATAGAAAGAAGACCAATACAAATGCTTATTTTCTCATTAATCGTAGTAGGTATTGGTGGCATTGTTGAAATTGTTCCTACATTCTTAGTTAAATCAAATGTACCAACAATTGCAAGTGTAAAACCATATACACCACTAGAATTACAAGGAAGAGATATTTATATCAGAGAAGGATGTTATACATGCCACTCTCAAATGATTAGACCATTTAGAGATGAAGTAGCAAGATATGGTGATTACTCAAAAGCTGGTGAATTCGTTTATGATCATCCATTCCAATGGGGCTCAAAAAGAACAGGACCTGATTTGGCTAGACAAGGTGGTAAGAACCCAAATTCATGGCATTTCAATCACTTATTAGATCCGCAATCTACTTCACCAGGTTCAGTTATGCCACCGTATCCATGGCTATTCAAAAGAGATTTGAATAACGAATCACTACCTAAGAAAATAAAAGCAATGCAAACACTTGGCGTTCCATACGAAAAAGGTTATGAAAACATTGCAATAAAAGACTTAGAAAAACAAGCTGAAACAATTGCAAAAGATTTAAGTGCAAATAAAATTGAGATAAGTAAAGACAAAGAAATCATTGCTGTTATTGCTTATTTACAAAGATTAGGAACAGATATTAAAGCAGAAAAATAACATCTTATGAAATTTATAAATTATTTAGAAAGTATTTCAGGTGTAGGCATTTTTCCCCTGTTTTCTTTATTAGTTTTCTTTAGCTTTTTTTTAATGTGTGTAATATATGTAATCAGAGCTGATGATAATGTTATGGATGAAATGAAAAATATTCCTTTAGAAGAAAGTAAATAAAATTTAAAAACAATCAATATGTTGAATATTATTAATAACAAGAAAAATATACTACTTACAGTTGCAGTTTTAGCATCATTGGGTAGCTATGCACAAGATATAAATCAATCAAAGCCATTATCTATATCTACTAATACTATGCTATTGATTATTGCATTTGTATTATTAGGTGTAATTTTAATGCTTGCAGCAGTAGTGTCAAAAGCAATCGATCTTTTTAAAGATAAATTGAAAGAAAAGTCTAAAAGTATCACTACTATATTAGTTGTACTACTTACTACTTTTGCTGCGCAAGCACAAGATGCAGGCACAGTTGCAGCTGAAGCAAGTCAAAACTCAAGTGCAATGGGAAATAATGCACTTTCGTTGCTATTAACAACTATCATTATAGTAGAAATAGCTATTATTGCATATCTCATTAAACAAATAAGTTTCTTAACAGGTATTGATGCACTGCAAAAAGAAGCAGTAAGCGAAGGCAAAGCAACTACACTATGGGATAAAATTAATAGTTTCAAACCACTATCACAAGAAAAAGATATTGATTTAGGCCATAGTTTTGATGGCATTAGAGAGTTAGACAATATTGCTCCACCTTGGTTTACTATTGGCTTTGCATTTACTATACTATTTGCAATCGTATATATGTACAGATACCATATTTCAGAATCTGCACCATTGCAAATTCAAGAATATGAAAACTCATTATTACAAGCAAAAGCTGAGAAAGAAGCTTTCGAAAAACTATCGCCACCAAAAACAGTAGATGAAAATAATCTTGTAATGCTAGGTGATGCTGAAATTGCATTAGGAAAAGAACTATTTGTAAAAAATTGTGGTACTTGCCATGCAAACGATGGTGGTGGTGGTGCTGGTCCAAACTTAGCTGATAATTATTGGCTACATGGAGGTAATTTAAAGGATATTTTTGTTACTATTCGTGATGGATACCCAGATAAGGCAATGCCATCTTGGAGTGGTCTTTTAAGTCCTCAGCAAATTGAACAACTTGCATCTTTTGTAAAATCTTTAAAAGGTACATCACCAGCATCTCCGAAAGAAAAACAAGGAGAATTATTTAATGAAACAGATGCTACGTCAGTTGTTGAAACTACAACAGATACTACTGTGACAGCAATTAATTAACATGATAATACAATAAAAACATTCCCACTTTCATATATTTGAGAGTGGGATTTTAATTAATACAAAAATATATCATGGACGAATTACAGAAACCCAAAACATTTAGAGATACAGTATCTACCGTTGATAAAGAAGGACACAGAAAATGGATTTATGCTTTACAGCCAAAAGGTTACTTGTATAAACTTAGAACATATGTAAGTTGGGTTTATTTAGCTATTTTCTTTGCAATTCCATTTATAAAAATTAATGGTGTACCATTTTTACAATTCAATATTTTAGAAAGAAGATTTATATTTTTTGGTAAAATATTTACGCCAGATGATTTCTTCATTTTTGCAGTTGGCATGATTACTTTTATAGTATTTATTGTACTTTTTACAGTTATTTATGGAAGGATATTTTGTGGTTGGGTTTGTCCACAAACTATATTTATGGAAATGGTATTCAGAAAAATTGAATACTGGATTGAAGGTAGCGCAAATGACCAGAAAGTACTTGACAGAAGTGAATGGAATACAAATAAAATTTTAAGAAGAGGAGGAAAACATCTTGCTTTTTTCCTTTTATCATTTATAATAGCAAATACATTTCTAACTTATATTATTGGTGTAGAAAATTTAATAAAATATGCTAGAGAACCGTTTTACGAGCATTTTGGACTTATATTTGGGTTGTTAGCATTTACATTAATTTTCTATGCTATTTATGCATTTGTAAGAGAATTAGCATGTATTGTAATTTGCCCATATGGCAGATTACAGAGTGTATTACTAGACAAAGACACAGTTGTTGTAGCATATGATTATGTAAGAGGCGAACCAAGAGGCAAAATACATAAAGGTGCTGAAAGAACAAATGGAGATTGTATAGATTGTAACCAATGTGTGGCTGTTTGTCCTACTGGAATTGATATAAGAAATGGTACACAAATGGAATGTACCAACTGTACTGCGTGTATAGATGCATGTAATTTTATGATGGATAAAGTTGGCTTACCTCAAGATTTAATTAGATACGCCTCTGAAAATAATATAGCAGAAGGAAAAAAGCTAGAATTTACTGGACGTATGAAAGCATACACAGTGATATTGGCATTATTAATTGGTTTAATGGCTTTCTTATTAATAACTAGAGATAATATTGATGCACATATAACAAGATCTAAAGGACAACTATTCACAGAAGTAGATAATAATAAGTTAGCTAACTTCTATGAAATAAAGTTAATTAATAAAACAAATGAAGACATCGCATTCAATTTAAAACTTGAGAATATTGGTGGTGAGATTAAACTTGTGGGAACTGATAAGATAATTGCCAAAACGTTACAACAAGGAAAAGCAAATTTTATGATTATCTTAGATAAAGAAAAGGTAAAAGAATATAAAACAAACTTAGAAATAGCTTTGTATGATGGCAATAAAAAAATCAGAACGATAAAAACAAATTTTTTAGGTCCATTTAAATAATGAAGAAATGAATTGGGGAAAAGGCATAGCATTAGTATTAATACTTTTTATCTTAGGATTGGCATTTCTAGTGTATAAAACAACAGAAGTAACATCAGAAATGGTAACAGACAATTACTATGAAAAAGAATTAGCCTATGAAGAAGTCATTGAAGGAAAAAGAAATTTACAGAAACTAAGTGAGGAAATACAAGTAAAAATTGATGCCGAAAAGGTAAGTATACAATTCCCAAAAGAATTGATACAAGAAAATATAAAAGGCAACATACTTTTCTATAGACCAAGTGATCCTAAAAAAGACAGAACTACAGCTATTATATTAAAAAATCACATGCAAAGTATGGATATGCAAAACTTTGTAACAGGAAACTATCAAGTTCAAATTACTTTTGAAGTAGATAACAACAAATATTACTTTGAAAAAAACATATATATTCCATAATGTTTTATGCAATTTCATCAGGATTTTTAGTAGGTTTATTAGGCAGCTTTCATTGTATAGGAATGTGTGGACCAATTGCATTAGCACTACCTATACACCAACAAAACACTGTACAAAAAATACTTTCTTTACTAACTTATAATCTTGGCAGAATAATTACCTATAGTTTCTTAGGATTAATTTTTGGATTGATTGGCAAGACATTATTTATTGGAAAATATCAACAAGTATTTTCTATTGTAATTGGTTCAATAATTTTATTATTTCTACTCATTCCATTTATTGGCAAAAAGTTAAATCAAGGCACGATATTATCCAAATACCATAGAATGATATAACAACAGTTGAGTTCTTTATTTAAAAAAGAAAAAAATATACTTAACTTATTTATAATTGGAATATTCAATGGATTATTACCATGTGGTTTAGTGTATATGGCAATTGCTGGTTCATTATCTACTGGAAATATAAACCATGCAATATTGTTTATGCTTTCGTTTGGCTTAGGTACAGTGCCAATTATGTTTAGTGTGGCATTTTTTGGAAATTATATTTCGCAACCTATTAGAAAAAAAATAAATAAAGCTGTACCATTTGTAATTGGATGCATGGCAGTCTTACTTATTTTGCGTGGTATGAATTTGGGCATACCATACATTAGTCCAAAGTTTGAGCAAACTGTAAATGGCACAACTACAACTTGTCCACAAAAGAATAAAAAAACGATTTTTTTAAATAACTACATTGTATTGCATAATTTGGCAATATTTAGAATAATTATAATTAAAAAATTATCTTTGGATATACTTTATCAAAGTATATTATTTCTTTTATGACAATTATATCTAAAATTATATTTCCAGAGTAACATGTCTCCATTTATATTTTTAATCATTTCGTGTGTGGTATGTAATATATATTTACAAATAATAGAGTATGAAGAATATAATATTCATAAAGATGAAGACATAAGTATCTTTTTCTTTATTAAAGCAATGTTCTATGCCAAACTTAGTGAAGATGAAAAAATAGCTTTGGCAAAATACAATCCATATTATGCTTCATTAGATAAAAGACTAAAAAAAGAATTTGAAGAAAGAGTAGCAAAATATAAAATGCATAAAAACTTTTATTATGCAGTAGATTCTACAAGAAATAAAAAAATTGTTGTCTTATTAATTTCTTCTTATGCTGTTCAATTAACTTTTGGTTTAAAAAAATATTTAATGGGATATTTTGATGAAATTCATATTTATAAAGAATCTTTTATGTATCTAGGTTACGATTTATCTGGACTTACCTCAGGTAGAAGAAGAACAATATATTTTAGTGAATCTGCCTTATTAAAAAGTTTAGATGACCCACATGATGGTTTTCATATTGCCTTTCATGAATTTGCACATGCCATACAAATTAGTAACGATTTTCGAAGAGTGTATTTCAATATCAGACATTATATTTCATTGATTGAATACATCAGGAATAATTTTTACTTAATTCAATTAGATGGAACTGATTTCTTTCCATATTATGCTTTCAAAAATGAAGAAGAATTGTATGCTTGTTCTATAGAAAAGTTTTTTGAGCAAGCACAAGAGTTTAATGAGAAATATCCAAGACTATACGAAATTATTACACAGTTACTCAATCAAAATCCGTTAGATACTGAATATCCAATTTATAGAAAACAGTAATAGTTTAGATATTATTAATCGTATAGATTGGCAACTCGAACTAACTTATTGGTATTTAGAATTTTTATTTTCTTACCAGAAAGTTCTATCATATTTTCTTTATTAAACTCAGACAATAATCTGATGGCTGTTTCTGTTGCCGTGCCTACAATATTTGCTATTTCCTCACGTGATAAAGAAACGTTTATATTTTCTTCGTTATCTATACCATAAGTTTCTTTGAGGAACAAAATAGTTTCTGCCATTCTTTCGCGCACTGGTTTTTGGGCCAAATGTGTAATCTTTTCTTCAGCTTTTCTCAATTCATCAGACAATAATTTCATCATCTCAAAGGATAAGTTGGCGTCTTTTTAAGAATTTCTGTAAAAACTTCTCTTGGAATAAAACATACATTACAATCTTCGATTGCAATGGCTGATGCACTAT carries:
- the hemN gene encoding oxygen-independent coproporphyrinogen III oxidase, yielding MDNFELIKKYDIPVPRYTSYPTVPFWHEKLDDNEDWKSQINKAINLKKTQDGISLYIHLPFCEQLCTYCGCNKRITKNHDVEETYINALLKEWKMYKSIFKNDILIKEIHLGGGTPTFFSPKNLEYLFTQLIKDIKIDEIHEFSFEGHPNNTTYEHLETLYNIGFKRVSFGVQDTDIKVQHAINRIQPFEKTKQVTEWARQLNYTSINFDLIYGLPFQNEESITKTIQEVISLKPDRIAFYSYAHVPWTKKAQRAYNEDDLPKGKEKYNLYQIGKKIFLDNGYEDIGMDHFALKNDQLLIQKNEYKLHRNFMGYTTNNTQTLIGLGVSAISDVFFAYRQNYKTVEEYYEIIKQNILPIEKGINLTDEDIIQRQHILDIACNGKTTWNDDYNFASETQKYIQQLIDDKLIIINNNSLELTKLGWSFLRNICSIFDKKLIESRKDNMNEKPKFSQSI
- a CDS encoding heavy metal translocating P-type ATPase metal-binding domain-containing protein, whose amino-acid sequence is MIQNKKDTTVCYHCGDQCNSDDIQLDEKNFCCNGCKMVYQILNENNLCTYYDLNEHAGISIKDEARADKFAYLDNEDVQQKLIQFKDNTNTHVTFYLPQMHCSSCLYLIENIHKINNGIISSKINFSKKEVFIIFNHQETTLRKTVETLTKLGYEPHISLHSTDNNINKTSKSKIYKIGIAGFCFANIMMFSFPEYFSKTTYIEPNLKKIFTFLSLGLSLPVLFYSASEFYSSAWKSIKHKYLNIDVPVVLAVIITFIRSLYEVFVLNGNGYFDSMTGLVFFMLIGRIAQDKTHQYLSFERDYKSFFPIAVNKLFNNVFKPTSVEKLKENDIIQIYANELIPVDAILTKGNAEIDYSFVSGESMPVAKNIGEIVYAGGKQLNGIIELMVIKPMEQSYLTNLWNKDNYHTKENKNKFIDDLSKNFTYFVLTLGFGTLLFWISKGEYAIGFNALTTILIVACPCTLLLASTFTYGHMLSILTKNKFYIRNYNVLENFNNINEIAFDKTGTITESNEIEINFIGNTLPTEYQKYFASLAAQSKHPYSKSIAKYWKNTNKVTIKNFKETIGKGLEAWHNEHYLKLGSAAFFNLDKGKQQDSEVYLAIDNQVVGYFIFSNVYRAQFSNVFHELKNNFKLHILSGDNLSEYNFLHQTLGNDVQLNFNLRPEDKLNNIKKVQQSEQNIMMFGDGLNDAGALKQSNVGIAITENSNNFTPACDGILEASQ
- the ccoS gene encoding cbb3-type cytochrome oxidase assembly protein CcoS, translated to MNAIIILLICSLFVAVGFLVAFIWSVKDGQYEDEFSPANRILYDDQEINKNTRK
- the ccoN gene encoding cytochrome-c oxidase, cbb3-type subunit I, which translates into the protein MELEKFYYDNKIARAFAFATILWAIVGMLVGVIIAFQLAEPALNLGVAQTTFGRLRPLHTNAVIFAFVGNGIFTAVYYSFPRLLKTRMFSDKLNWIHFWGWQSIIVLAAVTLVMGITTSKEYAELEWPIDILITIIWVIFGINMLGTIFKRRERHLYVGIWFFLASWVTVAMLHLVNSFAIPVTFLKSYSWYAGVQDALVQWWYGHNAVAFFLTTPYLGLMYYFVPKAANRPVYSYRLSIIHFWSLIFLYIWAGPHHLLYTALPDWAQSLGTVFSIMLILPSWGGMLNGLFTLRGAWDKVREDPVLKFFVVALTCYGMATIEGPLLSLKNVSSYSHYTDWIVAHVHVGALGWNGFLTFGMLYWLIPKLYRTNLYSKKLASTHFWIGTLGIILYAVPMYWSGFKQSLMWKDFTPEGQLTYSFMDSLQSVIPFYLLRAIGGTIYLCGAILMVYNLYKTAKAGSFAEETEAEGAPLPKQYVAPSNAHWHSWIERRPIQMLIFSLIVVGIGGIVEIVPTFLVKSNVPTIASVKPYTPLELQGRDIYIREGCYTCHSQMIRPFRDEVARYGDYSKAGEFVYDHPFQWGSKRTGPDLARQGGKNPNSWHFNHLLDPQSTSPGSVMPPYPWLFKRDLNNESLPKKIKAMQTLGVPYEKGYENIAIKDLEKQAETIAKDLSANKIEISKDKEIIAVIAYLQRLGTDIKAEK
- a CDS encoding CcoQ/FixQ family Cbb3-type cytochrome c oxidase assembly chaperone; the encoded protein is MKFINYLESISGVGIFPLFSLLVFFSFFLMCVIYVIRADDNVMDEMKNIPLEESK
- a CDS encoding c-type cytochrome, which produces MLNIINNKKNILLTVAVLASLGSYAQDINQSKPLSISTNTMLLIIAFVLLGVILMLAAVVSKAIDLFKDKLKEKSKSITTILVVLLTTFAAQAQDAGTVAAEASQNSSAMGNNALSLLLTTIIIVEIAIIAYLIKQISFLTGIDALQKEAVSEGKATTLWDKINSFKPLSQEKDIDLGHSFDGIRELDNIAPPWFTIGFAFTILFAIVYMYRYHISESAPLQIQEYENSLLQAKAEKEAFEKLSPPKTVDENNLVMLGDAEIALGKELFVKNCGTCHANDGGGGAGPNLADNYWLHGGNLKDIFVTIRDGYPDKAMPSWSGLLSPQQIEQLASFVKSLKGTSPASPKEKQGELFNETDATSVVETTTDTTVTAIN